The segment AGCGCCCAGCCGGTGGACTTTGTGGCCAAGCCCGGCTGAGAGCACCGGGGCGGCCGACCGGCTGTGCTGGTCGGGCAGGCAATACAGTTGAGAGGGCTGTCGCTCCGACTGTATCGGTTCTGTACTGGTGGCTGTCCTAGACTGGACCCGTGACTGCCCACCCCGCCCCTGCCGCTGTTGTTGCCCCAGCCCGCGCCCCCGCCGCTGAGACGGCGGGGCCTGCCATGCGCTTGCTGGGCATCCTGGGCGGCATGAGCTGGGAATCCAGCGCCTACCTCTACCAGCTGCTCAACCGCGGCGTGGCCGCGCGCCTGGGCGGCCTGCACAGCGCCCGCCTGCTGCTGCACAGCGTGGACTTCGCCGAGATCGAGCGCCTGCAGCGCGCGGGCGACTGGGCCGGCGCGGCCGCCCTGCTGGGCCGCGCCGCCGCTGGGCTCAAGGCGGCGGGGGCCGAGGCCCTGCTGATCGCCACCAACACCATGCACAAGGTGGCCGACCCGGTGCAAGCCCTGGGCGGCCTGCCCCTGATCCATATCGTGGACGCCACGGCCGCCGCCCTGCGCAGCGCGGGCCTGAGCCGCGCCGGCCTGCTGGCCACCCGCTACACCATGGAGCAGGACTTCTACCGCGAGCGCATGGCGCGCCAGGGCATCGAGCTCATCGTGCCCGGCCCCGCCGCCCGCGACGAGGTGCACCGCATCATCTTCGAAGAGCTGTGCCGCGGCCGCATCCTGGCCGCCTCGCGCGAGTTCTACAGCGAGCAGGTCCTCGCCCTGGCCGAGGCCGGCGCCCAGGCCGTGATCCTGGGCTGCACCGAGGTGGGCCTGCTGCTGGACCCGGATCAGGCCGGCCCTGTGCCGCTCTTCGACAGCACCCGCCTGCAGGCCGAGGCCGCCCTGGACTGGATGCTGGGCCCGGCTGCGCCACAATCGACCGCATCCACAGGAGACATTTCCCCATCATGACTACCGTCTGGCAGCAGGCGCGCCGCGCCGCGCGCATGAACCCTTCCATCATCCGCGAGATCCTCAAGGTCACCGAAAAGCCGGGCGTGCTGTCCATGGCCGGCGGCCTGCCCTCGGCGGACACCTTCCCGGTCGAGGCCATCCGCGCCGCCTGCGACCGCGTGCTGAGCCAGAACGCCGAGCAGGCCCTGCAGTACGCTTCCAGCGAGGGCTTCGCGCCGCTGCGCGAATGGGTGGCCGACAAGGTGGCCAGCCTGGGCCTGAAGGCCGCGCCCGACCAGGTGCTGATCACCAGCGGTTCCCAGCAGGGCCTGGACCTGGTGGGCAAGATCCTCTGCGATGCCGGCGCCCCGGTGGCGGTGGAAACGCCCACCTATCTGGGCGCGCTGCAGGCCTTCACGCCCTTCGAGCCCCTGTTCACCAGCCTGGCCAGCGATGGCGAGGGCGTGCGCCCCGAGGCCTTCGATCGCCTGGGCCATGACGCGCCCGGCACCCGCTTCGCCTATCTGCTGCCCAACTACCAGAACCCCACCGGCCGCGTGATGGGCCAGGCGCGCCGCGAGGCCGTGGTGGAATCGGCCCGCCGCGCCGGCGTGCCCATCGTCGAGGACAACCCCTATGGCGATCTGTGGTTCGACCAGCCGCCGCCGGCCTCGCTCTCTTCGCTGTGGCCCGAGGGCTCGGTCTATCTGGGCTCCTTTTCCAAGGTGCTGACCCCGGGCTTCCGCCTGGGCTATATCGTGGCGCCGCGCGAGCTCTACCCCAAGCTGCTGCAGGCCAAGCAGGCGGCCGATCTACACACCCCGGGCTTCAACCAGCGTGTGGTGCACGAGGTCATCAAGAACGGCTTCCTGGACCAGCATGTGCCCAGCATCCGTGCCTTGTACAAGGCCAACCGCGATGCCATGGCCGAGGCCCTGCGCCAGCACCTGCCCGCCGGTTGCGAATGGGAAAGCCCGGCCGGCGGCATGTTCTTCTGGATCCGCCTGCCCGAGGGCCTGGACGCCATGGCCCTGCTGGAGCGCGCGGTGGAGGCCGGCGTGGCCTATGTGCCCGGCGCCGCCTTCTACGCCCAGCAGCCCGATCCGCGCGCCCTGCGCCTGTCCTTCGTGACCCTGACCCCGGGCCTGATCGCCGAGGGCGTGGCCATCCTGGGCCGGGTGCTGCACGAGGCCCTGGCCGAGGCCGCCGTCGAGCCCACGCCCTGATGGCCGCGCAGCGCACGGTCGCCTCGGACTGGGACCAGGCCGACCTGGACCTGATCCACGCCGAGCTCGCGCGCTGCTACTGGTGCGAGGGCATCCCGCGCGCCACGGTGGAGCGGGCCATGCGTGGCTCGCTCAACTTCCTGCTGCGCGAGGACGGCGCCCTGGTGGGCTATGCCCGCGTGATCAGTGATCGCGCCACCTTCGCCTACCTCTGCGATGTCTTCGTGCTGGAGGCCTGCCGGGGCCGCGGCCTGGGTGACTGGCTGATCGCCCAGGTGCTGGCCCATCCCGAGCTGCAAGGGCTGCGCCGCTTCTCGCTCTTCACGCGCGATGCCCATGCCCTCTATGCCCGCCACGGCTTCACGCCCCTGGCCGCGCCCGACCGCGGCATGGAGATCGTGCGGCCGGGCCTGTATCTGCGCCCGGGCGCCTGATCGCTCCCCTTTCTCTTCCGACCTGACACCCCTGCCATGAGCCTGCTGCGCCGCTTTCTGCAAGTCGATGTCTTCACAGCCGAGCCGCTCAAGGGCAATGCCCTGGCCGTGGTGGTGGATGGGGCGGGGCTCAGCGAGGAGGCGATGGCGGCCTTTGCGCGCTGGACCAATCTCTCCGAGACCACTTTTTTGCTGCCGCCCACGGACCCGGCGGCGGACTACCGTGTGCGCATCTTCACGCCCGGCGGCGAGCTGCCCTTCGCGGGCCATCCCACCCTGGGCTCGGCCTATGCCTGGTTGTCCAGCGGTGGCGATCCCAAGAAGCCGGGCCAGCTGTTGCAGGAATGCGGCATCGGCCTGGTGAAGCTGCGGCGCGAGGGCTCGCGTCTGGCCTTTGCCGCGCCGCCGCTGCGCCGCTCCGGTCCGGTGCA is part of the Shinella sp. XGS7 genome and harbors:
- a CDS encoding aspartate/glutamate racemase family protein, with the translated sequence MRLLGILGGMSWESSAYLYQLLNRGVAARLGGLHSARLLLHSVDFAEIERLQRAGDWAGAAALLGRAAAGLKAAGAEALLIATNTMHKVADPVQALGGLPLIHIVDATAAALRSAGLSRAGLLATRYTMEQDFYRERMARQGIELIVPGPAARDEVHRIIFEELCRGRILAASREFYSEQVLALAEAGAQAVILGCTEVGLLLDPDQAGPVPLFDSTRLQAEAALDWMLGPAAPQSTASTGDISPS
- a CDS encoding GNAT family N-acetyltransferase, encoding MAAQRTVASDWDQADLDLIHAELARCYWCEGIPRATVERAMRGSLNFLLREDGALVGYARVISDRATFAYLCDVFVLEACRGRGLGDWLIAQVLAHPELQGLRRFSLFTRDAHALYARHGFTPLAAPDRGMEIVRPGLYLRPGA
- a CDS encoding PLP-dependent aminotransferase family protein; this translates as MTTVWQQARRAARMNPSIIREILKVTEKPGVLSMAGGLPSADTFPVEAIRAACDRVLSQNAEQALQYASSEGFAPLREWVADKVASLGLKAAPDQVLITSGSQQGLDLVGKILCDAGAPVAVETPTYLGALQAFTPFEPLFTSLASDGEGVRPEAFDRLGHDAPGTRFAYLLPNYQNPTGRVMGQARREAVVESARRAGVPIVEDNPYGDLWFDQPPPASLSSLWPEGSVYLGSFSKVLTPGFRLGYIVAPRELYPKLLQAKQAADLHTPGFNQRVVHEVIKNGFLDQHVPSIRALYKANRDAMAEALRQHLPAGCEWESPAGGMFFWIRLPEGLDAMALLERAVEAGVAYVPGAAFYAQQPDPRALRLSFVTLTPGLIAEGVAILGRVLHEALAEAAVEPTP